CAACAAGCTGCTGGACAACGACGGTCAGTGGCAGTGTAAATATCGCCAGTAATCCAACCAGTGAGATTGGACGTGCCCAGTGCTTGATAATGCGTTTCACGTTGTTTGAGCCTTGGCGATGAAGCAGGGAGACGATCGTGCGTTTCAGAGAGATTACTGGGCTGAGTGCGAAACTTCAGTAAACTAAGTTACTTTGATCGCACGATGTATAGCAAAACTGCTGGTCATTATGCGAAAACTCTTGCTGAAGTTGCTTAACCCTGGTGTAGAGTTACACATCCTTACGCAATATAAGTTTACATCCAAACCTAGATTGCCCAACTTTTTCCGGCGGTTTACTGAGGTTTAGATAATTATGAAACGCGATCGTCACTTTTATACCCACTTGATTTGTGAACGCTGTATATAAGCTATCGTTGCGGTATTACACCCCTGATCGAATCGATATTATTGCCCTGCACGTCGCTTTCGGGACTCCTTGCGCTTGGTCATAACTAGACAAAGCGCGTTAGTTGAACCCGGTAGCGATCTTTTTTCGTCACCATGACTTCTCCCACTTCAACTCGCCCCTTACCGCGAATTGCAATGAGATCTCCGGATTTTACCGAGTAGCTCGTTGAAGTTGTTTCTTTCCAGTTCACGCGCACATCGCCTGCTGAAATTAAATCTGCCATCTTACTGCGCGACATGCCAAAGCCTGCAGACGCGATCGCATCTAACCGCATGGATGCTTCAACGGTAGTCAGTTCTTTCTTTTTGGGTTCGCGGATTTTCAATTCCTCGAATGGAATTGACTCGATTTGTACGGGCACTGATCGCACTTGTTTCAAATTGGTTTGCAGAAATTCCACCAGTTCGGGAATGACGATGGCTTGTGCGCCGCGCTCTCCTAAAACAATAATGTCACCGACTTTTTCCCGCACGATGCCTGTGCCGAGAATTGCGCCTAAAAAATCTCGATGAGTTGCTGAGTCAAACAGGAAATTTCCAGCAATATCAAGGGCAGCGAGTTGAACTTGCGCTGGCTCGAGCGGTATTTCAGCACGAGCGATCGCTACTCTTTGACGTTCGGCTTGGGGGTAGCCACCCCAGACGATGAGTTGAATTTCGGTGAGGCGGGAAAACGATCGCTGAACTTCTGCGAGTTCTGGGGGTGAGAGAAAGTCGCTGATGACCACTTCCCAGGTTTTGATTGCTTGTTCTGCTTGGTCGATCACACGTGCGATCGTGTCTCGGTTTTCTACGCCTTTGAGGAGGTCTTCCCTTGGTAACATGACAAATAGAGATAAAACTATATTTTATCGAACTTACAGCATGACCCAAACGAAACGAAGATTTACCAGTATTGAGGAATATTTAGACTATAACGGCGGGACTGACACCCGATATGAGTTAGTGGATGGGGTGTTAGTTGAGCTGCCGAGTGAGAGCTATCTAAATCTCCAGATTGCAATGTTCCTGTTATCGAAGCTGATCGAAATTGGAGTACCGTACTATCTATTGAACCTAAAAGCAGAGATTGAGGTCAAACGCCGTGCTGCGACTGTTCGATATGCAGATTTGCTAGTGCTAACTGCAGAACTCGATGCAGCAGTATTGGTTAATTGATCCTGAACGGGAAGTTGTCATCGTTCTTCAGCTAGAGGCAGAGCACTATGTTGAAGTTGGACAGTTTAGACGGAGTGAGATGGTGATTTCCCCGACGTTTTCTCGATTGCAATTGACGGCTGAAGCAGTTTTGAGGGCTGGAAGATGAGTTATTTAGTGGCAGTTTTAAGCGATCGGATTCAAGCAGAAGCAGCGTATTCGGCATTGGAAAAAGAAGGCTTGCCGATGGATAAGATTACGATTTTGGGACGGGGTTATAAGAGTGCGGATGAATATGGCTTGATTGATCCGAATGAAACGGCGAGAAAACAGGTGCGCTTGATGGCTTCTTGGTTGGTGCCGTTTGGGTTTGTGGGCGGTGCGGCATTTAATGTGATTACTGGATTGGATACGTTCGCGTGGGCGGGTGAAATTGGGAGTCCGCTGATCGCAGGTATTCTTGGCGGACTGTCGGGATTGATGGGCAGTGTGTTTGTGGGTGGTGGTGTGGGTATGGTGGTTGGTGGCGGGGATGCTCTGCCTTATCGCAATCGGCTCAATGCTGGGAAATACTTGATTGTGGTTAACGGTTCGGATACGCTGATTCGGCAAGCGACTCGGAGTTTGAGAGCGTTTGATCCTGAAAGCTTGCAGGGATATGCGGAACCTGGTGTGACTTAGGATGAGTCTCGATCGCAGTTCACAAGAAGCGAGACAGCGATCGCTTCTTGTCTCACTCTCTCACGTTTGTTTTATTAATAGACTTATTTCAAGTCTCAAACGAGAATATGCGATTATAATAATTAATCCCAACTCTTTGATGAGACAAGGTATTGGAAGTCAGGGGGTTTGGCAATTTCTTATCCCGAACTTAGGTTATTAAAGCTCTCAAACGAAAATATGGGATAGAGAAGAGGAGCGATCGCTTCTTGTCTCACTCTCTCACGTTTGTTTTATTAATAGACTTATTTCAAGTCTCAAACGAGAATATGTGATTATAACAATTAATCCCAAATCTCTAAAGACTCGCGGCACATTCTCGTGAAGACGCGATTAGAAGCTTGCAGGCTGAAGGAGTACAAGCTCATTTTCTTGAATTAGTCTCAGTTCTAGACTCACATTGAGTCTCAAATTATCATCTGGGATGAGATTCGCTAGGGCAGCACCGAATTTAGTCTATGAGGGTGATGATCGCTTGCACTAACTGTTCTGGGTCAAGTGGCTTTGTGATATGCCGTTGATATCCACTGTTGATTGCACGGTTATGATCATCTTCTCTGGCATAAGCAGTGAGCGCGATCGCGGGAATCTGTCCCCCCTGCTCGACGGGTAAACTTCGTACCTGTTGAATCAGCGTGTATCCATCGACTTTGGGCATCCCAATATCACTGACCAATATATTGGGTTGAAAAGATGGCAAATTTGAGAGTACCTCTGCGGCAGAAGTCACGATCAAAACCTCTGCTCCGTATTGGGTGAGTAATACTGCGAGTAGATCGCGGGCATCAGGTTCATCATCCACGCCAAGGACTCGAATCCCAGTTAAATCGAGTTCTTGGTGGGGTGGCTCGATCGATGGCTGGATTGCGGGTTGAACATTGAGCAAGGGCAGTAAGACCGTGAACGTTGCGCCTAATTCTTCGCCGGGGCTATCGGCTGTAATGGTGCCGCCGTGCGCTTCCACTAACTGACGAACGATCGCTAACCCTAACCCTAATCCCCCATATTTGCGAGTAATCGAAGCATCTTCTTGCTGGAAGGATTCAAAAATGTGAGGAAGAAACTCTGGACTAATGCCTTTACCCGTGTCGCTTACGGTGAGTTGTGCCTGATTGCCGACTTGTTCTAGGTGGATGTCTATCTGTCCACTATTAGGAGTAAATTTAATCGCATTGGACAACAGGTTCCAGACGACTTGCTGAAGGCGAGCCGCGTCACCCCTTACTTGTCCAATGTTGGGTAACACAGAATGCAGTGAAATTGCTTTAGCTGTGGATGCTGTTCTGACTGTTTCGATCGCCGCTTCAATCACAAAGGATAGATTGACAGAGTTGATATTTAAGGTGAGCTTGCCGCGTAGAATTTTGGCAACATCGAGGAGATCATCAATTAGCTGAGTCTGAAGATTGGCGTTGCGCTCGATCGTCGCGAGGGCTTGAGGCATTTGAGCCGCGTTCACTTTACCCGCTTGCAGTAGCTTTGTCCAACCGAGAATGGGGTTGAGGGGCGATCGTAACTCGTGGGACAGAATTGCTAAAAACTCGTCTTTGATGCGGTTGACGCGGACAAGTTCCTCGGTCTGCTGCTGGAGGGAGTTGAGTAGTTCGGAGCGTTCGAGGGCGATCGCAATTTGGTCGCAGATCGCTTGAAAGAGAGACTGCTCAGAGGCTGTAAACTCAGTGCGACTGAGGCTGCCAAAGCTCAATGTGCCAAGCAATTTTTCTCGAACCACCAAGGGCTGGCTGGCACAAGCGGTGGCACCGAGCGATCGTGCTAGTTCCAATTTCGGTTCATCAGACTGCTGAATCTCTGCCCGCACGATTTGGCGGCGTTCTTGAGCGACCATACCGCAGATGGCTTGCCCAATGTTTAGCCATTTGATCTGCTGAGCAACGTCCTCTGGGATGCCGCCGTAGTTAGCAAGCTGTAGCTTTTGCTGCGATTCATCCAGGATGTAGTTGAGATACACATCTAGTCCCACTCGATCCTTGAGCTTGCTAAATACGGTTTCAATCAGAGCAAGCGGTTGAGTAGAAGAAAGCAAATCGCGGGTTGTTTCATACAGCAATTCGATATGATCCCGACGCTCTGCAAGAGCGGCTTCGGATCGTTTTTGCTCAGTAATGTCTAAGATCGTACCGATCATCCGAAGCGGCTTTCCGGTCGCATCAAAATACGCTTGTCCTTTTGCCCTAATCCAGCGCTCAATGCGGTCTTGAATTCCGATCGTGCGATATTCCACGTCGTAATCGCCACCACTGGCTGAATTGATTGACCATTGCATTGCCTGTTCTGCGCGATCGCGATCGTCGGGGTGCAGTGCCTCAAAAAAGACTTCGAGGCTAGCGTCGGCTTCAGGGGGTAAGCCGAGAATGGTTTTGCAGCCTACATCCCAAGTGAGTTCACGGGTGATCAGATTCCAGTCCCAAGTGCCTAACTGAGCAGAGGCGATCGCGATGCGGAGGCGGTCTTCGCTCTGGTGCAAGGCTTCTTCTGCAAGTTTGCGATCGTGGATGTCGACGATCGAGCTAATGTGTCCTTTGAACTGATGACTCTCTGGATCAGTCCAAGGGTGTCCAGCTCCAATCACCCACCGATAGTTGCCATCCTGTCCCCGCAGCCGATATTCCGTCTGAAATGCTTCGTGGCGCTCAACTGCATTTAAGAAAATTGTTCTGGTCGCTTCGTAATCTTCGGAGTGCACAGCGTCGAGCCATCCCAACCCTAGTCCTGCGACTTCTGATTGTTCGGTGAACTCGTACCAGCGTTTACTTAAGTAGGTGCAATGCCCTGTAGTATCTGCGACCCAGATCATCATGGGGGCGTTGTCTGCCATGAGGCGGAAGCGTTGTTCACTAGCGCGTAGGCTTTCTGCGGACTGCTTGCGCTCTGTAATATCCATGTCCACTCCAGCCATCTTGACTGGGTTGCCTGCTGCATCATAGAAGACTTGTCCCAGACCCAGTGCCCAACGTACTGTGCCATCCGGCAGAATAAAGCGGAATTCGATGTTGTATTCTTCTCGATCGTGAAGTGCAGGCTGAATCGCTTGCTCAATCCAGGGCAGATCATCGGGGTGAATCATTGATCTGACGGTTTCATAGCGTCCATCAAAGCTACCAGGAGCCATGCCAAATAGATGTTCTAAATTGGTAGACCAATGGACGCGATTGGTTTGAAGATCCCAGTCCCAACTGCCCATTTTGGCGGCTTTCATTGCCAGATTTAGCCGCTCTTGGCTTTGTTGCAAAGCAAGTTCGGCTTGCTTGCGGCTGTCAATATCGGTTACGGTGCCAATCCAACCTGTGGTTTGTCCTTGGTCGTTTTGGGTTGGTACAGCGCGACAGATAAACCAGTGGTATTCGCCCTTGTGACTGCGGATTCGATATTCAATTTCAAGGGGTGCTTGATTGAGGAGCGATGTACTCCATTGAGACAGGGTGCGATCGCGATCGTCGGGATGAAGTGCACTTAGTCCTGCTAAGCCCATCGACTCCGCTTCGCTGAATCCTGTGTACTCATACCAGCGTTGATTCCAGTAGTTAACATCTCCGGTGGCATCGGCAGTCCATACCATTTGCGGCATGGCTTCGGCTAACGCTTGGTAGCGCTGCTGGCTGGCTTTGAGGGCGACGGCGGACTGACTGCGTTCCGAGATGTCGAGAAAGGCTCCGATCGCGCCCCGGATTTGATTTTGATCATCGCGTAGGGGGGTTGCATAGCATAGGAGCTGGCGGATTGCGCCATCGGGGAGTAGGATGTCAAACTCTACATCTCGCACTTCTACGCCCAGTCTGGCAGCGATCTGCATGGGCAGATTCTCAGGGGGAATTTCCTGTCCATTTTGGAAGGTGCGATAGGAGGGTTGCTCGGTAGTAGGTGCGGTCTTGGAGATGTTTTCGCCGGAACGAGTGCCGAGCATTTCTCGAATGTAAGCATTGCTCTGCATTTCAGTGCAGGCTGGATTAGTGGCGATAGCGACACCGACGGGTAGGATTTCTAATAGCGTTTGCAGTTCCAAGACGCGATCGGTTAACTCCTGGTTGAGTTGTTGGATGGCTGCTTCAGCTTGTTTTTGCTGAGAGAGATCGATCGCGAAGGCGACATGCTCATCTATGCCATCTACCCATTGTGTCGCACTGATCCAAATGGGAAGCCGTGTTCCATCGCGCCGGATCAGTTCTTTTTCTCCAGGTGGGAGGGTGCCTTGTTGCCGCAGGTGTTCCATTGCCTGCTCGGTTTGTGCGGATAGCTCCGGTGGGGCAAAGTCACACCAGTTCATGCCGTGCTGCTCAAATTCTTCCCGGCTATAACCATGTAGGTGCAGCATGGCGTCGTTGATAACGCTCACGTCACCGCCTGCGGTGGCGATGCCAATGCCGATTGGAGCCGTATCAATTAGCCGTTTTAGTCGATTCCGCTGTTGTTTCAGGTCGATTATGGTCTGGTTTAGCTCGAGTTCTAGATATTTGCGATCGGTGACATCGCGCCAAGAGGCAACAAAGCCGTCATTCAGTTTGGTGACTCGAATATCAAAAGCCCGCACCAGTCGGCGATCGGCATAGGTGTCATCGTAGATTAGGGAGTCTTTAATTAAGGGTTCACCCGTTTCCACCACATAGCAATATGCATCGAACAAGCCTGATTCACGATGACCTGGTAGTACCTCACATAAGCCGCGTCCAATCTGCATTTCCTTGGGCATTTGGTTGTTTTCGCACGCTGCTGCATTGAGATAATCGATGCGAAAATCTAAGATCTGTCCTGAGCGGTCACGGATGGCTGAGAAGATGCCAAAACAGTCGAGCATATTCTCAACTGAGGTTTGGAACTGCTCTTGGCTGCGTTGCAGTTCTCGTCGTAACTCTGCGTTTTCGATCGCGTTCCGCAATGAGAGTCGCAGGTCATCAGGTGTGATCTGATCTCTAACAAGATAGTCTGCTGCGCCGTTTTTGAATGCCTGGACTGCGGTCTTTGTGTCTTCATCGTCGATCACAACGATCGGAGGGCAGCGATCGCCCATTTGTTCTTTTAATTGACGCAGCAGAGTAACGCTATTGGAGTGGGGAAAATGAAGCTCTAAGAGAATGGCATCGATTTGCTGTAGCTGAGACAGTGCTAAAATTGGGGTCTGACATTTCAAAATTCTGTATGCAACAGTTCTGTCCTGTTGTAATTGATGCTCATATTCGCGATCGTTCTCATCTGAGTCAGAGACGACAAGGACAGTCCGGTGAGTTGACATGCTGGGGCTGGGGCTAGCAGAGATGAAGTGAAGCGATAGGATTTGAAACTTTTTGTAGAGTCGCGAATAGATTCTATCAGGTTTAAAGTGGTGTTAGCTTCGGTACTGTAGCTGGCTGAGTTGTCTCAGTAATAAATCTATTCAAGGGAAGAAATTAAAATAATTGAATTAGTTTGACTATCAATTAAATTCTATTGAATTGGTATACGAAGAGCGTTTTTCGCTGGATCGGTTTGAGGCAGTAGGGATAGTGCAAAACAGTCTTACAGAAGTTTTTCAAGCTGCGGAAACTGTCTGATGACCAGTTTTTTGGATTTAGCAGAGCGGATAGATTCCGATTGTTTTAGTTTAAATACTTGAGCCTGCAAATTTACGAATTACCGATGTTTCAAGTCAACACCATGAACCGTCATTTTCTCCTAATATTAAGTTTCAACCTTTGTATTCCCTTCACGACTCTGCTTAGAGCTGAGAGTCAGCCTGCGGCATTTGACTTTCGCAATAATTTGAAAGATGGAAATTACCGCTTCTGTAGCCAACGCCCTCGATCGGGAACTGTGACTGCTCCTAATGAAGTGGTGGGCAATTGTTTTCTATTTCGTAAACAGAGAGGGCAGGTGATTGGCAAGTATTACGATACTCGCAGCTTCGGTGAAGTGAGTGTGTGTTTGAGTGGTTCAGTTACCGATCGTGTTCTCGCTCAAGGGCTAGAGGAAATTGGTGGAATTGGTCGGCAACGAATTCCAGCCAATTCAATGAGAGACGAATTAGT
This window of the Cyanobacteria bacterium FACHB-DQ100 genome carries:
- a CDS encoding photosystem II S4 domain protein — translated: MLPREDLLKGVENRDTIARVIDQAEQAIKTWEVVISDFLSPPELAEVQRSFSRLTEIQLIVWGGYPQAERQRVAIARAEIPLEPAQVQLAALDIAGNFLFDSATHRDFLGAILGTGIVREKVGDIIVLGERGAQAIVIPELVEFLQTNLKQVRSVPVQIESIPFEELKIREPKKKELTTVEASMRLDAIASAGFGMSRSKMADLISAGDVRVNWKETTSTSYSVKSGDLIAIRGKGRVEVGEVMVTKKDRYRVQLTRFV
- a CDS encoding PAS domain-containing protein, with protein sequence MSTHRTVLVVSDSDENDREYEHQLQQDRTVAYRILKCQTPILALSQLQQIDAILLELHFPHSNSVTLLRQLKEQMGDRCPPIVVIDDEDTKTAVQAFKNGAADYLVRDQITPDDLRLSLRNAIENAELRRELQRSQEQFQTSVENMLDCFGIFSAIRDRSGQILDFRIDYLNAAACENNQMPKEMQIGRGLCEVLPGHRESGLFDAYCYVVETGEPLIKDSLIYDDTYADRRLVRAFDIRVTKLNDGFVASWRDVTDRKYLELELNQTIIDLKQQRNRLKRLIDTAPIGIGIATAGGDVSVINDAMLHLHGYSREEFEQHGMNWCDFAPPELSAQTEQAMEHLRQQGTLPPGEKELIRRDGTRLPIWISATQWVDGIDEHVAFAIDLSQQKQAEAAIQQLNQELTDRVLELQTLLEILPVGVAIATNPACTEMQSNAYIREMLGTRSGENISKTAPTTEQPSYRTFQNGQEIPPENLPMQIAARLGVEVRDVEFDILLPDGAIRQLLCYATPLRDDQNQIRGAIGAFLDISERSQSAVALKASQQRYQALAEAMPQMVWTADATGDVNYWNQRWYEYTGFSEAESMGLAGLSALHPDDRDRTLSQWSTSLLNQAPLEIEYRIRSHKGEYHWFICRAVPTQNDQGQTTGWIGTVTDIDSRKQAELALQQSQERLNLAMKAAKMGSWDWDLQTNRVHWSTNLEHLFGMAPGSFDGRYETVRSMIHPDDLPWIEQAIQPALHDREEYNIEFRFILPDGTVRWALGLGQVFYDAAGNPVKMAGVDMDITERKQSAESLRASEQRFRLMADNAPMMIWVADTTGHCTYLSKRWYEFTEQSEVAGLGLGWLDAVHSEDYEATRTIFLNAVERHEAFQTEYRLRGQDGNYRWVIGAGHPWTDPESHQFKGHISSIVDIHDRKLAEEALHQSEDRLRIAIASAQLGTWDWNLITRELTWDVGCKTILGLPPEADASLEVFFEALHPDDRDRAEQAMQWSINSASGGDYDVEYRTIGIQDRIERWIRAKGQAYFDATGKPLRMIGTILDITEQKRSEAALAERRDHIELLYETTRDLLSSTQPLALIETVFSKLKDRVGLDVYLNYILDESQQKLQLANYGGIPEDVAQQIKWLNIGQAICGMVAQERRQIVRAEIQQSDEPKLELARSLGATACASQPLVVREKLLGTLSFGSLSRTEFTASEQSLFQAICDQIAIALERSELLNSLQQQTEELVRVNRIKDEFLAILSHELRSPLNPILGWTKLLQAGKVNAAQMPQALATIERNANLQTQLIDDLLDVAKILRGKLTLNINSVNLSFVIEAAIETVRTASTAKAISLHSVLPNIGQVRGDAARLQQVVWNLLSNAIKFTPNSGQIDIHLEQVGNQAQLTVSDTGKGISPEFLPHIFESFQQEDASITRKYGGLGLGLAIVRQLVEAHGGTITADSPGEELGATFTVLLPLLNVQPAIQPSIEPPHQELDLTGIRVLGVDDEPDARDLLAVLLTQYGAEVLIVTSAAEVLSNLPSFQPNILVSDIGMPKVDGYTLIQQVRSLPVEQGGQIPAIALTAYAREDDHNRAINSGYQRHITKPLDPEQLVQAIITLID